In Dermacentor silvarum isolate Dsil-2018 unplaced genomic scaffold, BIME_Dsil_1.4 Seq9633, whole genome shotgun sequence, a single genomic region encodes these proteins:
- the LOC125942054 gene encoding uncharacterized protein LOC125942054, with protein MLRDQIVYGICSTSLREKLLRKKDLTLVTAVECCKAEELAESQNRAWMEENKIEPVSRTQAKRGCQKCRYCNFSHAPRKCPAFGKTCNKCTKPNHFAACCTSKRAAVDDVFEGAESGSDFDVLEISTTESKRGPESRDWIITTNIEGTDVQLKVDTGAQANLLPRSLFKRLGTKQQPYPTRSILRHYGGGEIPHSGKVRLAVQLDKRRVLLEFFIVKKKQAILGLGASEQLGLVNRVNAVDSSEAYGSLKQAFPRLFTGIGRTRCEYKMVLREDAVPVVQPTRRVPFALKKPLKKELDRMNAANIIEKVEEPSDWYVPGSKLVVADTLSRIPSREQPEKGTTDVEVHAVGALTAVVGPATLSRLQVATASDATAQDVISRLQSSMPIEVSSPRFPRSNGLAEKGVQVVKRLLGKTETKKEDFYLGLLNYRVCPLEDGRSPSELLMGRSLRTLLPNFSASSSGLVQKHAQARTSGRPLPPLQKGDVVRILRNGRWDIKAQVQDLVAPRSYTVLTEDGRIFRRNRQHLRKTPEAFYRTIHYQADDCDDAPDSSPSAVTQQRQEPPQATQDRPPAGTPGVPNISDSLRRSTRPRRPPDRLAYTHGFQQTETA; from the exons atgctgcgggaccaaatcgtgtatggcatttgcagcacttccctgcgagaaaaacttcttcgaaagaaagacTTGACGCTGGTTACAGCAGTAGAATGCTGCAAAGCtgaggaacttgccgaatcgcaaaatagggcgtggatggaggaaaacaagattgaaccTGTTTCACGAACGCAAGCGAAACGCGGATGCCAAAAATGCCGGTACTGCAACTTCTCGCACGCGCCAAGGAAGTGTCCGGCGTTCGGCAAGACATGCAACAAGTGCACGAAGCCTAATCACTTCGCCGCCTGCTGTACAAGCAAGCGAGCAGCCGTTGATGACGTGTTCGAAGGAGCGGAGAGTGGCAGTGActtcgacgttctggagatcagcacgacggaaagtaagcgtggccccgaaagtcgcgactggattataacaacgaacattgaaggaactgatgtgcagctgaaggtcgatacgggagcgcaggctaacttgttgccgcgttcgctgttcaaaaggctcggaactaagcagcagccgtaccccacgaggagcatcctgcgccattatgggggtggcgaaataccacacagtggcaaggttcgcctcgccgtgcagttagacaaacggcgtgtgctacttgagttcttcatagtaaagaagaagcaagccattctgggcctcggggcaagtgagcaacttggtctggtcaacagagtgaacgcggtggacagcagcgaggcatatggaagcctaaagcaggcattcccgaggttattcactggcattggcaggacgcggtgcgagtacaaaatggtgcttcgagaggacgctgtccctgtggtacagccaacccggcgtgtacctttcgccctcaagaagccacttaagaaagaacttgaccggatgaatgctgcaaacatcatcgagaaggtggaagaaccatcagactgg tatgttccaggcagcaaattggttgttgctgacacattgtcacgaatcccatcacgggaacaaccagaaaaaggcacaacggacgttgaagttcatgccgtgggcgccctgactgccgtcgtcggaccggccaccctatcccgtctgcaggtagcaactgccagtgatgcaacggcgcaagacgttatctccaggctgcagtcatcaatgcctatagaag TTTCAAGTCCACGTTTTCCCAGGTCCAATGGGCTCGCCGAGAAGGGCGTACAAGTGGTCAAGCGGCTTCTGGGCAAGACTGAGACCAAGAAAGAGGACTTCTATTTGGGCCTTCTCAACTACAGGGTGTGTCCTCTCGAAGATGGCCGTTCACCATCGGAACTGCTAATGGGACGAAGTCTAAGAACGCTACTTCCAAATTTTTCAGCGTCATCCTCAGGTCTCGTTCAAAAACATGCTCAGGCAAGGACCTCAGGAAGACCACTACCTCCGCTACAGAAGGGAGACGTCGTCCGAATCCTCCGAAATGGTAGATGGGATATCAAAGCGCAAGTCCAAGATCTCGTGGCCCCGAGATCGTACACCGTTCTGACTGAGGATGgccggattttccgtcgaaatagacagcaccttcgcaaaacaccagaagcgttctatcgAACCATCCATTACCAGGCGGACGACTGCGACGACGCCCCTGATTCATCTCCGAGCGCTGTCACACAGCAGAGGCAAGAACCTCCGCAGGCCACACAGGACCGACCACCAGCAGGCACACCAGGAGTGCCCAACATTTCAGATTCACTGCGACGATCTACCAGACCGCGAAGACCCCCAGACCGCCTGGCCTACACGCACGGGTTCCAGCAGACTGAAACAGCCTAG